One region of Streptomyces sp. CG4 genomic DNA includes:
- a CDS encoding cystathionine gamma-synthase: MSDRHISQHFETLAIHAGNTADPLTGAVVPPIYQVSTYKQDGVGGLRGGYEYSRSANPTRTALEENLAALEGGRRGLAFASGLAAEDTLLRTLLSPGDHVVIPNDAYGGTFRLFAKVVTRWGVEWSVADTSDPAAVRAAITPKTKAVWVETPSNPLLGITDIAAVAQVAHDAGAKLVVDNTFATPYLQQPLSLGADVVVHSLTKYMGGHSDVVGGALITADQGLGEELAYHQNAMGAVAGPFDSWLVLRGAKTLAVRMDRHSENATKIADMLTRHARVTQVLYPGLPEHPGHEVASKQMKAFGGMVSFRVEGGEEAAVEVCNRAKVFTLGESLGGVESLIEHPGRMTHASVVGSALEVPGDLVRLSVGIENVDDLLADLQQALG, encoded by the coding sequence ATGAGCGACAGGCACATCAGTCAGCATTTCGAGACCCTCGCGATCCACGCGGGCAACACCGCGGATCCCCTCACCGGCGCGGTCGTCCCGCCGATCTACCAGGTCTCGACCTACAAGCAGGACGGCGTCGGCGGGCTGCGCGGCGGCTATGAGTACAGCCGCAGCGCCAACCCCACCCGCACCGCCCTTGAGGAGAACCTCGCCGCGCTGGAGGGCGGCCGCCGCGGCCTCGCCTTCGCGTCCGGCCTGGCGGCCGAGGACACCCTGCTGCGCACGCTGCTCAGCCCCGGTGACCACGTGGTGATCCCGAACGACGCCTACGGCGGCACGTTCCGCCTCTTCGCCAAGGTCGTGACCCGCTGGGGCGTGGAGTGGTCGGTCGCCGACACCAGCGACCCGGCCGCCGTACGTGCCGCGATCACCCCGAAGACCAAGGCCGTCTGGGTGGAGACCCCCTCCAACCCGCTGCTCGGCATCACCGACATCGCCGCCGTCGCTCAGGTCGCGCACGACGCGGGCGCGAAGCTCGTCGTCGACAACACCTTCGCCACGCCGTACCTCCAGCAGCCGCTGTCGCTCGGCGCGGACGTCGTCGTCCACTCCCTGACCAAGTACATGGGCGGTCACTCGGACGTGGTCGGCGGCGCGCTGATCACCGCCGACCAGGGTCTCGGCGAGGAGCTGGCGTACCACCAGAACGCGATGGGCGCCGTCGCCGGTCCCTTCGACTCCTGGCTGGTGCTGCGCGGCGCCAAGACCCTCGCGGTGCGGATGGACCGGCACAGCGAGAACGCCACGAAGATCGCCGACATGCTGACCCGGCACGCGCGCGTGACGCAGGTGCTCTACCCGGGCCTGCCCGAGCACCCCGGCCACGAGGTCGCCTCGAAGCAGATGAAGGCGTTCGGCGGCATGGTGTCCTTCCGCGTCGAGGGCGGCGAGGAGGCGGCGGTCGAGGTGTGCAACCGCGCCAAGGTCTTCACCCTCGGCGAGTCGCTCGGCGGCGTCGAGTCCCTCATCGAGCACCCCGGCCGTATGACCCACGCCTCCGTGGTGGGCTCCGCCCTGGAGGTCCCGGGCGACCTGGTCCGCCTG